In a genomic window of Thermosynechococcus sp. CL-1:
- a CDS encoding glycoside hydrolase family 3 N-terminal domain-containing protein, which produces MTFIPPLSDLSLRAQVAQMVVVRASGYLYDSQIQYPAWEPPQNTLKHWIKDWGVGGVILLGGSAVEVAERCRQLQSWATIPLLLAADIEEGVGQRFSGATQFPPPAALGAIAQKNQKRAVDLAKEMGAYTAAEALAIGLNWVLAPVVDVNNNPANPVINVRAFGEEPDIVSTLATAFIQGARAYPVLTTAKHFPGHGDTATDSHLELPVIPHDRDRLQAIEWPPFVAAIAAGVDTVMSAHVHLPTLDAERPATLSPPILTGILRQEMGFKGLIVTDALVMGAIANTYGTAEAAVKAVEAGADILLMPLDPPAAIEAVVAAVESGRIPPERIQAAVARIQAAKARLQPLALQLDYFQTTPAVEVATTIAQDSLERAGQALQPVPLGVNCLIVDDALHASFLNRTCPALTLPPTWGFDQRVVIDQQTPLTMIEGFPKAPTLVQVFSRGNPFRGKAGLSAPAIATLERLQAQNQLAGLVVYGSPYAYREIAQHLHSDVPRVFSYGHYSIAQGLALASLLKVS; this is translated from the coding sequence ATGACATTTATTCCCCCTCTTTCTGATCTTTCACTGCGGGCACAGGTGGCGCAGATGGTGGTTGTACGAGCCAGTGGCTACCTCTACGACAGCCAGATTCAGTATCCCGCTTGGGAGCCGCCCCAAAACACCTTAAAACACTGGATTAAAGACTGGGGAGTTGGTGGGGTGATTCTCTTGGGGGGCAGTGCCGTCGAAGTGGCAGAACGCTGTCGGCAACTCCAATCTTGGGCCACGATTCCACTGTTACTAGCGGCGGATATTGAGGAGGGGGTTGGTCAACGCTTCAGTGGTGCCACACAATTTCCCCCGCCAGCAGCTTTAGGTGCCATTGCCCAAAAGAACCAAAAACGGGCGGTTGACCTTGCAAAGGAAATGGGGGCATACACCGCAGCCGAAGCTTTAGCCATTGGCTTGAATTGGGTTCTCGCCCCGGTGGTGGACGTGAATAATAATCCCGCAAACCCAGTGATTAACGTGCGTGCCTTTGGCGAGGAGCCAGACATTGTGAGTACCCTTGCAACCGCGTTTATTCAAGGGGCACGTGCCTATCCAGTGCTCACAACGGCAAAGCACTTTCCCGGCCATGGGGATACAGCCACGGATTCGCATTTGGAACTGCCCGTGATTCCCCACGATCGCGATCGCCTGCAAGCCATTGAATGGCCGCCCTTTGTTGCTGCCATTGCCGCCGGGGTGGATACCGTCATGAGCGCCCATGTCCACCTACCCACCTTGGATGCCGAGCGACCCGCCACCCTGTCTCCCCCGATTCTCACGGGAATCCTGCGCCAAGAGATGGGGTTTAAGGGTCTAATTGTGACCGATGCTTTGGTCATGGGGGCGATCGCCAACACCTACGGTACCGCCGAAGCTGCCGTCAAAGCCGTAGAAGCAGGTGCCGATATTCTGCTCATGCCCTTGGATCCGCCGGCAGCCATTGAAGCGGTGGTTGCCGCCGTTGAGTCAGGGCGGATTCCTCCTGAGCGCATTCAGGCCGCTGTAGCCCGCATTCAAGCCGCGAAGGCTCGCCTTCAGCCTCTAGCATTACAGTTGGACTATTTCCAAACGACACCAGCCGTTGAGGTGGCCACCACCATTGCCCAAGACAGTCTCGAGCGGGCTGGCCAAGCCTTGCAACCTGTGCCCTTAGGGGTGAATTGTCTGATCGTGGATGATGCTCTACACGCTAGCTTTTTGAACCGTACTTGTCCCGCATTGACACTGCCCCCCACTTGGGGCTTTGACCAACGGGTGGTGATTGATCAGCAAACGCCCCTCACCATGATTGAGGGCTTCCCCAAGGCACCGACCTTAGTGCAGGTGTTTAGTCGTGGCAATCCCTTCCGAGGCAAAGCGGGTTTAAGTGCGCCAGCGATCGCCACCCTCGAACGACTGCAAGCCCAAAATCAACTGGCGGGTCTGGTGGTCTATGGCAGTCCCTACGCCTACCGCGAAATTGCCCAGCATCTGCACTCCGACGTGCCCCGCGTTTTTAGCTATGGGCACTACAGCATCGCCCAAGGTCTGGCTCTAGCGTCCTTGCTAAAGGTTTCTTGA
- a CDS encoding 4-hydroxy-3-methylbut-2-enyl diphosphate reductase, whose translation MDTRAFKRSLHSSENYHRKGFGHGEEVNQQLQGEYQSSLIQQIRANGYRWQQGDVTIRLAEAFGFCWGVERAVALAYETRTHFPTERIWITNEIIHNPSVNERLRQMAVEFIPVVNGAKDFSEVRQGDVVILPAFGASVQEMQLLNERGCTIVDTTCPWVSKVWHSVEKHKKVSFTSIIHGKYNHEETIATSSFAGTYLIVLNLEEARYVCDYILKGGDREAFMAKFAKACSAGFDPDRDLVRVGIANQTTMLKGETEQIGKLFERTMIQKYGPDRLNEHFMSFNTICDATQERQDAMLNLVKEPLDLMVVIGGYNSSNTTHLQEIAIEHGIPSYHIDSADRIGPGNRIEHKPLHHALTVTENWLPDRPITIGITSGASTPDKVVEAVLNKIFALRSVVAVS comes from the coding sequence ATGGATACCCGCGCATTCAAGCGATCGCTACATAGTTCCGAAAACTACCACCGCAAAGGCTTTGGCCACGGCGAGGAGGTGAACCAGCAGCTGCAAGGGGAGTATCAAAGTTCGCTGATTCAGCAAATCCGCGCCAATGGCTATCGCTGGCAACAGGGGGATGTAACGATTCGCTTGGCGGAGGCCTTTGGCTTTTGTTGGGGGGTAGAACGTGCCGTTGCCTTGGCCTATGAAACCCGCACCCACTTTCCCACGGAGCGCATCTGGATCACGAATGAAATTATCCATAATCCCTCGGTGAATGAGCGCCTGCGGCAAATGGCCGTGGAATTTATTCCGGTGGTCAATGGGGCAAAGGACTTTAGTGAGGTGCGCCAAGGGGATGTGGTGATTTTGCCCGCTTTTGGTGCCAGTGTCCAAGAAATGCAACTGCTGAATGAGCGGGGCTGCACGATTGTCGATACCACTTGCCCGTGGGTCTCGAAAGTGTGGCACAGTGTTGAAAAGCACAAAAAGGTGAGCTTCACCTCGATCATTCACGGTAAGTACAACCACGAAGAAACGATCGCCACCAGTTCCTTTGCGGGCACCTATTTGATTGTCCTCAACCTCGAAGAAGCCCGCTATGTCTGCGATTACATCCTCAAGGGAGGCGATCGCGAGGCCTTCATGGCCAAATTTGCCAAGGCCTGTTCTGCGGGCTTTGACCCCGATCGCGATCTGGTGCGGGTCGGCATTGCCAATCAAACAACGATGCTCAAGGGGGAAACCGAACAAATTGGCAAACTCTTTGAACGCACGATGATCCAAAAGTATGGTCCCGATCGCCTCAATGAGCACTTCATGAGCTTCAACACGATTTGCGATGCCACCCAAGAACGCCAAGATGCAATGCTGAACTTGGTCAAGGAACCCTTAGATCTGATGGTGGTGATCGGTGGCTACAACTCATCAAATACCACCCATCTCCAAGAAATTGCCATTGAACATGGGATTCCTTCCTACCACATTGATTCTGCCGATCGCATTGGGCCGGGGAATCGCATTGAACACAAACCGCTGCATCACGCTCTCACTGTTACCGAGAACTGGCTGCCCGATCGCCCAATCACCATTGGCATTACGTCCGGTGCCTCCACTCCCGATAAGGTGGTCGAGGCGGTTCTCAATAAAATTTTTGCCCTGCGGTCTGTGGTAGCGGTTTCCTAG
- the rlmB gene encoding 23S rRNA (guanosine(2251)-2'-O)-methyltransferase RlmB — protein MTEKPRPRKKNRPIATRPPRPQRRTPAQLIRKAPPTAEDAPELLYGRHAVLSALESGRPCNRIWVIPSLRYDPRFHQRLNEAKQQGAIIDTVTPERLDQLCQGGRHQGIALQVAAYHYWSLEDLLAKAATVNQPVLLAADGITDPQNLGAMIRTAEALGMQGVIIPQRRAVGITATVAKAAAGALEYLPVARVINLNQALETLKEAGYWIYGLSERGAVPLPKITFDRPTVFVVGSEGEGISLQTQKHCDEIVAIPLAGRTNSLNASVAVGIALYEISCQRSPAWDLTQALEA, from the coding sequence ATGACCGAGAAACCTCGTCCCCGCAAAAAAAACCGACCGATCGCGACCCGCCCTCCTCGCCCCCAGCGCCGCACCCCAGCTCAACTAATTCGGAAAGCACCCCCAACTGCCGAGGATGCCCCCGAACTCCTCTATGGCCGCCATGCCGTGCTCTCAGCCCTTGAAAGTGGCCGCCCCTGCAACCGTATTTGGGTGATTCCCTCGCTGCGCTACGATCCACGTTTTCATCAACGCTTGAATGAAGCTAAACAGCAGGGGGCGATTATTGATACCGTGACCCCCGAACGCCTCGATCAACTGTGCCAGGGGGGGCGCCATCAGGGGATCGCCCTTCAGGTGGCTGCCTATCACTACTGGTCCCTTGAGGATCTCTTGGCCAAGGCCGCAACCGTGAATCAACCAGTACTCTTGGCTGCCGATGGTATTACGGATCCGCAAAATCTTGGTGCCATGATCCGCACTGCGGAAGCCCTGGGCATGCAAGGGGTGATTATTCCTCAACGGCGAGCCGTGGGCATTACTGCAACAGTGGCCAAAGCCGCCGCCGGCGCCCTAGAGTATTTGCCGGTGGCACGGGTGATTAACCTCAACCAAGCCCTTGAAACCCTTAAAGAAGCCGGCTACTGGATCTATGGCCTCTCGGAACGTGGCGCGGTGCCCCTACCGAAAATTACCTTCGATCGCCCTACGGTCTTTGTGGTTGGTAGTGAAGGGGAAGGAATTAGCCTGCAAACGCAAAAGCACTGCGATGAAATTGTCGCCATTCCCTTGGCGGGGCGCACCAATAGCCTAAATGCCTCAGTGGCGGTGGGCATTGCCCTCTACGAGATCAGTTGTCAGCGATCGCCCGCTTGGGATTTGACCCAAGCATTAGAGGCCTAG
- a CDS encoding META domain-containing protein, giving the protein MIQFPTAVGLATLYTVTTTLAIAPLSFAAPQSWLDQPPRNWNPNLPILDIPPRGNPDPSELNRCRSTLRSPQSMADRLIQQRGWYLVGTPIRHQNVEIILGNSRFDGMCRPMGYQAFVFSGGRYLGTLSPNLMDSRADGSFLGEVKFQNDGTFTADFARYTPNDPLCCPSRISTVTYRLAGGLLPLPRLVPVAVSTQATANNPPSQPPELSLSGQRWRLRRIGNQAVPVDTAFIEFDSANRRANGFTGCNSFNGGYTANGPRLLFAPLATTQRLCGQEPLQSVETQMLQGLSRTNRYRVQGNTLQLFEGNRLLLTFEAGATESPLSGRWQLQRLANMPMPPRNPMNTAFIEFDSNAQRATGFSGCNNFNGGYSVNGQQLRFSAVATTRRACIGQRAQRMEMSFLQTLEQTNRYRIEGNTLTFYDGDRPLAMFQRTP; this is encoded by the coding sequence ATGATTCAGTTTCCCACTGCGGTTGGCTTGGCAACGCTCTACACAGTCACCACAACGCTGGCGATCGCCCCCCTGAGTTTCGCCGCCCCCCAGTCTTGGCTCGATCAACCGCCGCGCAACTGGAATCCCAACCTTCCTATCCTAGATATTCCCCCACGGGGCAATCCTGATCCCAGTGAGTTGAACCGCTGTCGCAGCACCCTACGTTCTCCCCAATCCATGGCCGATCGCCTGATCCAACAGCGAGGCTGGTATCTCGTGGGCACCCCGATTCGCCATCAGAATGTGGAAATTATTCTTGGCAATAGTCGCTTTGATGGCATGTGTCGCCCGATGGGGTATCAGGCCTTTGTTTTTTCCGGAGGACGTTACTTGGGAACGCTATCGCCGAATCTCATGGATTCCCGCGCTGATGGCTCATTCCTAGGCGAGGTCAAGTTCCAAAACGATGGCACCTTCACCGCAGACTTTGCCCGCTACACGCCCAATGATCCCCTCTGTTGCCCCAGTCGCATCAGTACTGTCACCTATCGCCTCGCAGGGGGACTCCTACCCCTGCCGCGCTTGGTGCCTGTGGCGGTTTCCACACAAGCAACAGCAAATAACCCTCCCTCCCAACCCCCAGAACTGAGCCTCAGCGGTCAACGCTGGCGTCTCAGACGCATTGGCAATCAAGCCGTGCCAGTGGATACCGCCTTTATTGAGTTTGATAGTGCTAACCGCCGTGCCAATGGTTTTACGGGCTGTAATAGCTTTAATGGTGGCTACACCGCCAACGGCCCGCGTCTGCTTTTTGCCCCCTTAGCCACCACCCAACGCCTCTGCGGCCAAGAACCCCTGCAGAGTGTGGAAACCCAGATGCTACAGGGGCTAAGTCGCACCAATCGCTACCGCGTTCAAGGAAATACGCTGCAACTCTTTGAGGGCAATCGCCTGCTATTGACCTTTGAAGCGGGTGCGACGGAAAGTCCCCTCAGTGGCCGCTGGCAACTGCAGCGCCTAGCCAATATGCCGATGCCACCGCGCAATCCCATGAATACGGCGTTTATTGAGTTTGATAGCAATGCCCAGCGAGCAACGGGCTTTAGTGGCTGCAATAACTTTAACGGTGGTTACAGCGTCAATGGCCAGCAATTGCGGTTTTCGGCAGTGGCGACAACGCGGCGCGCCTGTATTGGCCAACGGGCACAAAGGATGGAGATGTCGTTTTTACAGACCCTTGAGCAAACGAACCGCTACCGCATTGAGGGAAATACATTGACGTTCTATGATGGCGATCGCCCCCTTGCGATGTTCCAGCGAACACCCTAG